Proteins encoded within one genomic window of Lysinibacillus sphaericus:
- a CDS encoding DUF6875 domain-containing protein, protein MNKLLNLKFVKDNYNRKEIDTAIEYLDFCARPHPEKGAKGAICPFLPKALQEEAIFCSIIDRMEVNENEVKDIIIEGVQNFKKIKIKEEYLEKYKSLLIIFLSNKPLDNILKKLHQELKPEFIYQGIMIGEFYPSNMKKGLYNSKFYPVVSEVPMIAIRNLVKEDYTFFINERNSTDKLKFLKGYKDVFKNNLKESELKIIDNAIKDTSNSLASQ, encoded by the coding sequence TTGAACAAGTTGTTAAATTTAAAATTTGTTAAAGATAATTATAACCGAAAAGAAATAGATACGGCTATAGAATATTTAGATTTTTGTGCACGACCTCATCCAGAAAAAGGTGCAAAGGGGGCTATTTGCCCCTTTCTTCCAAAAGCTTTACAGGAGGAAGCTATTTTTTGTTCTATAATTGATCGGATGGAAGTAAATGAAAATGAAGTAAAAGATATAATTATAGAGGGTGTACAAAATTTTAAAAAAATTAAAATAAAGGAAGAATACTTAGAAAAATACAAATCATTATTAATTATTTTTTTATCAAATAAACCTTTAGATAATATATTAAAAAAGCTTCATCAGGAACTTAAGCCGGAATTTATTTATCAAGGAATAATGATTGGGGAATTTTATCCTAGCAATATGAAGAAAGGATTATACAACTCAAAATTTTATCCTGTAGTAAGTGAAGTACCGATGATAGCCATAAGAAATCTTGTTAAAGAAGATTACACGTTTTTTATAAATGAAAGAAATTCTACAGATAAGTTGAAATTTTTAAAGGGATATAAGGATGTTTTCAAAAATAACTTAAAGGAAAGTGAACTGAAAATAATCGATAATGCTATTAAAGATACTTCAAATAGTTTAGCCTCTCAATAG
- a CDS encoding non-ribosomal peptide synthetase, giving the protein MTIIYNKKILNQKRYWLEKMNGIRNGVDLGLSFDKPKSNENNRKVYNVVFDTKVSDELNKVSKNNNFTLHIILMTMIKILIYKYSDSKHSIVTTVSYNTKNLLPIYDVLDDNLHLREVLGEVKKSLHEAHENQDYPLNKIVKDLGFENERNKLSDVLVLLDNIDSHGRFSINELHSNLIFRFKKSAHNLILEINYSNDELYDLQIRKLSDYLSHLLEFIIENKLDLTISDIDIIRGKERHQLLSEFNNTDLAYPFEKTIHEIFEEQAQRAPEQVAVVYEQDKLTYKELNQRANQLARYLREKGVKEESIVGIMMDRSLEMMISILGVLKAGGAYLPIDKTYPKDRVDFMLQDTNTQWVLCQKDVENTLRENNVSIITLDDSEIYKQETSNPNYNITGKTLAYIIYTSGSTGIPKGVMVEHHSVINRLFWMENQYNLIENEVILQKTPFTFDVSVWELFWWFFVGAKVVFLTPDGEKNPESILQTIERHKITKIHFVPSMLQSFINYLQSSSKQWNLKSLNHVFTSGESLNSAHVNLFYQLIGNVYSVQLSNLYGPTEATVEVTYYNCTNDKKLVSIPIGKPISNIKIYILTSTKQMTPIGVAGELYISGAGVARGYLNQPEMTAEKFLPDPFNPGERMYRTGDLAKWLPDGNIEYLGRIDNQVKIRGYRIELGEVESRLSGISQIKEAVVTAPKDAMGTRYLCAYVVSDKKLHVAELKVELGQVLPSYMIPTRFIQIAKLPLTTNGKVDRKNLPDPTDIINDETNYMAPRTDIEKQLVEIWSDVLQIEKIGITDNFFDLGGHSLKATAFMAKIGKKLHITLALKEIFENPTIESISQIIEKKVKEHYMPILPVKEQDYYAASSAQKRLLIINQLESIGVTYNMPGAFILEGNLDLEQLHEAFKKLIIRHESLRTSFSWLDGEPIQEIHQSAELDLQYNKCAEIEISEKIKQFIKPFDLSIAPLLRVEVWNIGLDKHMLLFDMHHIISDGISINILTKELKEFYEGNELPALAIQYKDYTAWQNEQYQTDKLKQQETYWLDKFDGEIPILELPTDYQRPPVQTFKGSSISFNIDSELTEGLKNLAHRTNSTLYTTLLAAYSILLAKYTGQEDIIIGTPVSGRTHADAKDIMGMFVNTVAIRTYPRGEKTFLQLVEEVKRDTLEALENQDYPYDVLVEKLELKRDLSRNPLFDTMFTVQNVERVDLIRLGEIEGIPYPFDNMTAKFDLTFTIEEKDNQLILNIEYAKDLFNPETIKQVSNHYVQLLNKVIDEHSVSISQLNIITEKEKQQLLSEFNNTDLAYPFEKTIHEIFEEQAQRAPEQVAVVYEQDKLTYKELNQRANQLARYLREKGVKEESIVGIMMDRSLEMMISILGVLKAGGAYLPIDKTYPKDRVDFMLQDTNTQWVLCQKDVENTLRENNVSIITLDDSEIYKQETSNPNYNITGKTLAYIIYTSGSTGIPKGVMVEHHSVINRLFWMQREYFLAESDVILQKTPFTFDVSVWELFWWFFVGAKVVFLTPDGEKNPESILQTIERHKITKIHFVPSMLQSFINYLQSSSKQWNLKSLNHVFTSGESLNSAHVNLFYQLIGNVYSVQLSNLYGPTEATVDVTYYNCTNDKKLVSIPIGKPISNIKIYILTSTKQMTPIGVAGELYISGAGVARGYLNQPEMTAEKFLPDPFNPGERMYRTGDLAKWLPDGNIEYLGRIDNQVKIRGYRIELDEIESRLTRISQIKEAVVTAPKDAMGTRYLCAYVVSDKKLHVAELKVELGQVLPSYMIPTRFIQLEKLPLTTNGKVDRKNLPDPTDIINDETNYMAPRTDIEKQLVKIWSNILKIDKFGINDDFFSLGGHSLKAISLISFISKSLHVSITLQELFENPTIESISQIIEKKVKEHYMPILPVKEQDYYATSSAQKRLLIINQLESTSVTYNMPGAFILEGNLDLEQLHEAFKKLIIRHESLRTSFSWLDGEPIQEIHQSAELDLQYNKCAEIEISEKIKQFIKPFDLSIAPLLRVEVWNIGLDKHMLLFDMHHIISDGISINILTKELKEFYEGNELPALAIQYKDYTAWQNEQYQTDKLKQQETYWLDKFDGEIPILELPTDYQRPPVQTFKGSSISFNIDSELTEGLKNLAHRTNSTLYTTLLAAYSILLAKYTGQEDIIIGTPVSGRTHADVKDIMGMFVNTVAIRTYPRGEKTFLQLVEEVKRDTLEALENQDYPYDVLVEKLELKRDLSRNPLFDTMFDLQHVESIVPFELGDTHVSPYELTNTTSKFDLTFTIEEKDSQLTLNIEYATSLFDIEIIESLKNHFIQILYNVTQNSSNKISQINIIENIEEEGEDCINKDFLSSFTEKVFHEIFEQQVSKTPNKIAVVCGEETLTYDELNKKSNQLARKLVSLDVNSDTIVGIIADKSLGMIVGILGVLKAGGAYVPIDPTTPLERITSIIDDCGAEIILTNKNYYHLINNQQKIDLDEESLFKGNSCNLNISVNKDDLVYVIYTSGSTGKPKGVMISHKNYLSIAYSWNNIYKLQEFDVKLLQLASFSFDVFAGDLARTLLFGGQLILCSTDTILDFKLLSQLIVNNKINILESTPKLLIPLLQYIYENKVDVSFMKIIIFGSDVCPMPDFKIIIQRFGGNIRIFNTYGTTETTIDSLFYEGNSIANKECNYVPIGKAFPNTKTYVLNRYLQKQPVGVIGELYIEGEGIARGYLNNINLTEEKFIPNPFNKHSRLYKTGDLVRKLKDGNIEFIGRKDNQVKISGYRIELGEIETFILGYDGIDNVVVNIGSNETGDEFFCAYIESKYEIDIKQLKNYLYLHLPKYMIPDSFVLLKSLPLSKNGKIEKKSLPIPNKKFENKKYIPPNNDIEIMITNIWSEILNVENIGRNDNFFDLGGNSLKIVTFVNWLRKEFKFDIPVQLIFNNPNVQMIAKIIAEKSNKVTKSSLVELTRLNNPKKKNIICFPPIIGLGMIYSKMAELLNNKFSLYALDIPEENINIMDIIEKLKKIQDKSPFIFLSYSAGGNLAFEVAKVMENKGISVSCIVMLDSLPLNNIVKASTEAIEFEIENAMTDYVENSGKFLGSALIKEQLKDEDFYIRKKMRSFIKFLNNTINKPYINADIHLINANNNYDIDKKLIKWEGYTKKFTEHKGYGEHKEMFNSYNIIKNTEVIQKILGKY; this is encoded by the coding sequence ATTTGATACTAAGGTTTCAGACGAATTAAATAAAGTAAGCAAGAATAACAATTTTACATTACATATTATATTAATGACAATGATAAAAATATTAATATATAAGTATAGTGATAGTAAACATAGTATTGTTACAACAGTTTCTTATAATACAAAAAACTTGTTACCTATTTACGATGTGCTTGATGACAATTTGCATTTAAGAGAAGTTTTAGGGGAAGTAAAAAAATCACTACACGAAGCTCATGAAAACCAAGATTATCCTTTAAATAAAATAGTAAAAGACTTAGGTTTTGAAAATGAAAGAAATAAATTATCAGATGTACTTGTATTATTGGATAACATAGATAGCCATGGACGTTTTTCTATAAATGAATTACATTCTAACTTAATTTTTAGGTTTAAGAAATCAGCTCATAATTTGATTTTGGAGATTAATTACAGTAACGATGAATTATATGATTTACAAATACGTAAATTATCAGATTATTTATCACATCTCTTGGAGTTTATTATTGAAAATAAACTAGATTTGACAATATCAGATATAGATATTATAAGGGGCAAAGAAAGGCATCAATTACTATCGGAATTTAATAACACCGATTTAGCATATCCATTTGAAAAAACAATCCATGAAATCTTTGAGGAACAAGCCCAGAGGGCCCCTGAACAAGTAGCAGTAGTGTATGAACAGGATAAACTCACTTACAAAGAATTAAATCAACGTGCAAATCAGTTAGCTAGATATTTAAGAGAAAAAGGTGTTAAAGAAGAAAGTATAGTAGGGATAATGATGGACCGCTCATTAGAAATGATGATCAGTATTCTAGGAGTATTAAAGGCAGGCGGTGCATATTTACCAATTGATAAAACATACCCCAAAGATAGAGTAGATTTTATGCTTCAAGATACGAATACGCAATGGGTACTGTGTCAAAAGGATGTAGAGAATACATTACGCGAAAACAATGTATCAATAATTACACTAGATGATAGTGAAATATATAAACAAGAGACATCTAATCCAAATTATAATATTACGGGAAAAACTCTTGCATATATTATTTATACTTCAGGTTCTACAGGAATACCTAAAGGAGTAATGGTTGAACATCATTCAGTTATCAATAGGTTATTTTGGATGGAAAATCAATATAATTTAATCGAAAATGAAGTAATTCTTCAGAAGACTCCATTTACATTTGATGTCTCAGTATGGGAATTATTTTGGTGGTTTTTTGTAGGAGCTAAAGTTGTGTTTTTAACTCCAGATGGGGAGAAAAATCCTGAATCTATTTTACAAACAATCGAGCGACATAAAATTACAAAAATACACTTCGTACCATCAATGCTTCAAAGTTTCATTAATTATTTACAAAGTAGTTCAAAACAATGGAATTTAAAATCATTAAATCATGTATTTACTAGTGGTGAATCATTAAATAGTGCTCATGTTAATTTATTTTATCAATTAATTGGTAATGTTTATTCTGTCCAGCTTTCGAACTTATATGGACCTACAGAAGCAACTGTAGAGGTCACTTATTATAATTGTACAAATGACAAGAAACTAGTAAGTATACCTATTGGAAAACCTATTTCAAATATAAAAATATATATTTTAACTTCAACTAAACAAATGACACCAATAGGTGTTGCAGGAGAACTCTATATAAGTGGGGCAGGAGTTGCAAGAGGTTATTTAAATCAGCCAGAAATGACAGCTGAAAAATTTTTACCAGATCCATTTAATCCAGGAGAAAGAATGTATAGAACTGGGGATTTAGCTAAGTGGTTACCTGATGGTAATATTGAGTATTTAGGTAGAATTGATAATCAGGTGAAGATTCGAGGATATAGAATCGAACTTGGTGAGGTAGAGAGTCGTTTATCCGGAATTTCTCAAATAAAAGAAGCCGTAGTAACTGCACCGAAAGATGCAATGGGGACAAGGTATTTATGTGCATATGTAGTATCAGATAAGAAATTACATGTAGCTGAATTAAAAGTAGAGTTGGGACAAGTGTTACCGAGCTATATGATTCCGACGCGATTCATCCAAATAGCAAAACTACCGCTCACTACTAATGGAAAAGTAGATAGAAAGAATTTACCGGATCCTACTGACATTATAAATGATGAAACGAATTATATGGCTCCAAGAACAGATATAGAGAAACAACTTGTGGAGATTTGGTCAGATGTGCTTCAAATCGAGAAAATAGGGATTACAGATAATTTCTTTGATTTAGGAGGACATTCTTTAAAAGCTACCGCTTTTATGGCTAAAATAGGTAAAAAATTACATATAACTCTTGCTTTGAAGGAAATATTTGAAAATCCGACGATTGAATCAATCAGTCAAATTATCGAAAAAAAAGTTAAAGAGCACTACATGCCTATATTACCAGTAAAGGAACAGGATTATTATGCCGCATCATCAGCCCAAAAAAGATTGCTAATTATAAATCAACTTGAATCTATAGGTGTTACTTATAATATGCCAGGAGCGTTCATATTAGAAGGAAACTTAGATCTAGAACAGTTACACGAGGCATTTAAGAAACTAATTATTAGACACGAGTCCTTAAGGACTTCCTTTAGTTGGTTAGATGGTGAACCAATACAAGAGATTCACCAATCAGCCGAATTAGATTTACAGTACAATAAATGTGCTGAGATAGAAATTTCGGAGAAAATTAAGCAATTTATAAAACCATTTGATTTAAGCATAGCCCCTTTACTACGTGTTGAGGTATGGAACATAGGTTTAGATAAACATATGTTATTGTTTGATATGCATCATATAATATCAGATGGGATATCAATCAATATTTTAACTAAGGAATTGAAAGAATTTTATGAAGGTAATGAATTACCAGCATTGGCAATTCAATATAAAGATTATACAGCATGGCAAAACGAACAATATCAAACAGATAAATTGAAGCAACAAGAAACGTACTGGCTTGACAAATTTGATGGCGAAATCCCTATATTAGAATTGCCTACAGATTATCAGAGACCACCAGTTCAAACATTTAAAGGGTCCAGTATTTCATTTAATATAGATAGTGAATTAACAGAAGGATTAAAGAATCTTGCGCATAGAACAAATTCGACGCTTTATACAACACTTTTAGCTGCATATTCAATTTTATTGGCAAAATATACAGGACAAGAAGATATTATTATTGGTACGCCAGTATCAGGAAGAACTCATGCGGACGCAAAAGATATAATGGGGATGTTTGTGAATACAGTAGCGATTCGAACATATCCGCGAGGAGAAAAGACTTTCTTACAATTGGTTGAAGAAGTGAAAAGAGATACATTAGAAGCACTTGAAAACCAAGATTACCCGTATGATGTTTTAGTAGAGAAGTTAGAGCTGAAACGGGATTTGAGTAGGAACCCACTTTTTGACACAATGTTCACTGTACAAAATGTAGAACGTGTTGATTTGATTCGACTCGGAGAAATTGAAGGGATTCCTTATCCATTTGACAATATGACAGCTAAGTTTGATTTAACATTCACTATTGAAGAAAAGGATAATCAACTGATTTTAAACATTGAATATGCGAAAGATTTATTTAATCCAGAAACCATCAAACAGGTCAGCAATCATTATGTTCAACTTTTAAATAAAGTAATTGATGAACACTCCGTTTCAATTTCACAGTTAAATATAATTACAGAAAAAGAGAAACAGCAATTACTATCGGAATTTAATAACACCGATTTAGCATATCCATTTGAAAAAACAATCCATGAAATCTTTGAGGAACAAGCCCAGAGGGCCCCTGAACAAGTAGCAGTAGTGTATGAACAGGATAAACTCACTTACAAAGAATTAAATCAACGTGCAAATCAGTTAGCTAGATATTTAAGAGAAAAAGGTGTTAAAGAAGAAAGTATAGTAGGGATAATGATGGACCGCTCGTTAGAAATGATGATTAGTATTCTAGGAGTATTAAAGGCAGGCGGTGCATATTTACCAATTGATAAAACATACCCCAAAGATAGAGTAGATTTTATGCTTCAAGATACGAATACGCAATGGGTACTGTGTCAAAAGGATGTAGAGAATACATTACGCGAAAACAATGTATCAATAATTACACTAGATGATAGTGAAATATATAAACAAGAGACATCTAATCCAAATTATAATATTACGGGAAAAACTCTTGCATATATTATTTATACTTCAGGTTCTACAGGAATACCTAAAGGAGTAATGGTTGAACATCATTCAGTTATTAATAGGTTATTTTGGATGCAACGAGAATACTTTTTAGCCGAATCAGATGTAATTTTACAAAAAACTCCATTTACATTTGATGTCTCAGTGTGGGAATTATTTTGGTGGTTTTTTGTAGGAGCTAAAGTTGTGTTTTTAACTCCAGATGGGGAGAAAAATCCTGAATCTATTTTACAAACAATCGAGCGACATAAAATTACAAAAATACACTTCGTACCATCAATGCTTCAAAGTTTCATTAATTATTTACAAAGTAGTTCAAAACAATGGAATTTAAAATCATTAAATCATGTATTTACTAGTGGTGAATCATTAAATAGTGCTCATGTTAATTTATTTTATCAATTAATTGGTAATGTTTATTCTGTCCAGCTTTCGAACTTATATGGACCTACAGAAGCAACTGTAGATGTCACTTATTATAATTGTACAAATGACAAGAAACTAGTAAGTATACCTATTGGAAAACCTATTTCAAATATAAAAATATATATTTTAACTTCAACTAAACAAATGACACCAATAGGTGTTGCAGGAGAACTCTATATAAGTGGAGCAGGAGTTGCAAGAGGTTATTTAAATCAGCCAGAAATGACAGCTGAAAAATTTTTACCAGATCCATTTAATCCAGGAGAAAGAATGTATAGAACTGGGGATTTAGCTAAGTGGTTACCTGACGGTAATATTGAGTATTTAGGTAGAATTGATAATCAGGTGAAGATTCGAGGATATAGGATAGAACTCGATGAAATAGAGAGTCGCTTAACGAGAATTTCTCAAATAAAAGAAGCCGTAGTAACTGCACCGAAAGATGCAATGGGGACAAGGTATTTATGTGCATATGTAGTATCAGATAAGAAATTACATGTAGCTGAATTAAAAGTAGAATTGGGCCAAGTACTACCGAGTTATATGATTCCGACGCGATTCATCCAATTAGAAAAACTACCGCTCACTACTAATGGAAAAGTAGATAGAAAGAATTTACCGGATCCTACTGACATTATAAATGATGAAACGAATTATATGGCTCCAAGAACAGATATAGAGAAACAACTTGTGAAAATTTGGTCTAATATTCTTAAAATAGATAAATTTGGAATTAATGATGATTTTTTCAGTTTAGGAGGACATTCTTTAAAAGCTATAAGTCTTATATCATTTATTAGTAAGTCTTTACATGTTTCAATTACACTGCAAGAGCTTTTTGAGAATCCGACGATTGAATCAATCAGTCAAATTATCGAAAAAAAAGTTAAAGAGCACTACATGCCTATATTACCAGTAAAGGAACAGGATTATTATGCCACATCATCAGCGCAAAAAAGATTGCTAATTATAAATCAACTTGAATCTACTAGTGTTACTTATAATATGCCAGGAGCGTTCATATTAGAAGGAAACTTAGATCTAGAACAGTTACACGAGGCATTTAAGAAACTAATTATTAGACACGAGTCCTTAAGGACTTCCTTTAGTTGGTTAGATGGTGAACCAATACAAGAGATTCACCAATCAGCCGAATTAGATTTACAGTACAATAAATGTGCTGAGATAGAAATTTCGGAGAAAATTAAGCAATTTATAAAACCATTTGATTTAAGCATAGCCCCTTTACTACGTGTTGAGGTATGGAACATAGGTTTAGATAAACATATGTTATTGTTTGATATGCATCATATAATATCAGATGGGATATCAATCAATATTTTAACTAAGGAATTGAAAGAATTTTATGAAGGTAATGAATTACCAGCATTGGCAATTCAATATAAAGATTATACAGCATGGCAAAACGAACAATATCAAACAGATAAATTGAAGCAACAAGAAACGTACTGGCTTGACAAATTTGATGGCGAAATCCCTATATTAGAATTGCCTACAGATTATCAGAGACCACCAGTTCAAACATTTAAAGGGTCCAGTATTTCATTTAATATAGATAGTGAATTAACAGAAGGATTAAAGAATCTTGCGCATAGAACAAATTCGACGCTTTATACAACACTTTTAGCTGCATATTCAATTTTATTGGCAAAATATACAGGACAAGAAGATATTATTATTGGTACGCCAGTATCAGGAAGAACTCATGCGGACGTAAAAGATATAATGGGGATGTTTGTGAATACAGTAGCGATTCGAACATATCCGCGAGGAGAAAAGACTTTCTTACAATTGGTTGAAGAAGTGAAAAGAGATACATTAGAAGCACTTGAAAACCAAGATTATCCGTATGATGTTTTAGTAGAGAAGTTAGAGCTGAAACGGGATTTAAGTAGGAATCCACTTTTTGACACAATGTTTGATTTACAGCATGTTGAAAGTATAGTTCCTTTTGAATTAGGAGATACACATGTAAGTCCCTATGAGCTCACAAATACGACCTCAAAGTTTGATTTAACATTTACTATCGAAGAAAAAGATAGTCAATTAACTTTAAATATTGAGTATGCAACCAGTTTATTTGATATTGAAATTATTGAAAGTTTAAAAAATCACTTTATCCAAATTTTATATAATGTTACTCAAAATAGTTCAAATAAAATATCGCAGATTAACATCATTGAAAATATTGAGGAAGAAGGGGAAGATTGCATAAATAAAGATTTTTTGTCGAGTTTTACTGAAAAAGTGTTTCATGAAATTTTTGAACAACAAGTATCTAAGACTCCCAATAAAATTGCTGTAGTATGTGGAGAAGAAACTTTGACTTATGATGAATTGAACAAAAAGTCAAATCAATTAGCAAGGAAATTAGTAAGCTTAGATGTAAATTCTGATACTATTGTTGGTATCATTGCTGATAAATCCTTGGGAATGATTGTTGGAATTTTAGGTGTTTTGAAAGCTGGAGGAGCGTACGTTCCTATTGACCCTACTACTCCATTGGAAAGAATTACATCTATAATTGATGATTGTGGTGCTGAAATAATATTAACTAATAAAAATTATTATCATTTAATAAATAATCAACAAAAGATCGATTTAGATGAGGAAAGTTTATTTAAAGGTAATAGTTGTAACCTAAATATATCAGTTAACAAAGATGATTTAGTCTATGTAATTTATACTTCAGGTTCTACGGGAAAACCTAAAGGGGTAATGATTAGTCACAAAAATTACTTAAGCATAGCTTATAGTTGGAACAATATATATAAACTCCAAGAATTTGATGTGAAACTATTACAATTAGCTAGTTTTTCTTTTGATGTTTTTGCAGGTGATCTTGCAAGAACACTGTTGTTTGGTGGTCAGTTAATATTATGTTCAACAGATACTATTCTTGATTTTAAATTACTTTCACAATTAATAGTAAATAACAAGATTAATATACTTGAATCTACGCCAAAATTATTAATTCCCTTATTACAATATATTTATGAAAATAAAGTCGATGTTAGTTTTATGAAAATTATTATATTTGGTTCTGATGTATGTCCTATGCCTGATTTTAAAATTATTATTCAAAGATTTGGCGGGAATATAAGGATATTTAATACTTATGGTACAACAGAAACTACTATTGATTCTTTATTTTATGAGGGTAATAGCATTGCGAATAAAGAATGTAATTATGTACCAATTGGTAAAGCCTTTCCTAATACAAAAACATATGTTTTAAATCGATATTTACAAAAGCAACCGGTAGGAGTAATTGGTGAGCTTTATATTGAAGGCGAAGGTATAGCAAGGGGGTATTTAAACAATATAAACCTTACTGAAGAGAAGTTTATTCCAAATCCGTTTAATAAACATAGTAGACTTTATAAAACAGGGGATTTAGTAAGAAAATTAAAAGATGGGAATATTGAATTTATAGGAAGAAAAGATAATCAAGTAAAAATTAGCGGATATAGGATCGAGCTTGGGGAAATTGAGACTTTTATATTGGGGTATGATGGAATAGATAATGTTGTAGTTAATATCGGATCGAATGAAACTGGTGATGAGTTCTTTTGTGCCTATATAGAGAGTAAATATGAAATAGATATTAAACAATTAAAAAACTATTTATATTTACATTTGCCTAAATATATGATTCCGGATTCTTTTGTGCTTTTAAAATCATTGCCTTTAAGTAAGAATGGCAAAATAGAAAAAAAATCTTTACCAATTCCTAATAAAAAGTTTGAAAATAAAAAATATATACCACCCAATAATGATATTGAAATAATGATTACTAATATTTGGTCAGAAATATTGAATGTTGAAAATATTGGAAGGAATGATAACTTTTTTGATTTGGGCGGTAACTCATTAAAAATAGTAACTTTTGTTAATTGGTTAAGAAAAGAATTTAAATTTGATATACCGGTCCAATTAATCTTCAATAACCCTAATGTTCAAATGATTGCTAAAATTATAGCGGAGAAAAGTAATAAAGTCACGAAGAGTAGCCTGGTCGAATTAACTCGTCTTAATAATCCAAAGAAGAAAAATATTATATGTTTTCCTCCTATAATTGGTTTAGGAATGATTTATTCAAAAATGGCTGAGCTATTAAATAATAAATTTTCATTGTATGCGCTTGATATACCTGAAGAAAATATAAATATTATGGATATTATTGAAAAGCTAAAAAAAATTCAAGATAAATCACCTTTTATTTTTCTTAGTTATTCAGCTGGTGGTAACTTAGCATTTGAGGTAGCAAAAGTTATGGAAAATAAAGGTATATCTGTTTCTTGTATTGTTATGTTAGATTCATTACCGTTAAACAATATTGTAAAAGCATCTACCGAGGCTATTGAATTTGAGATTGAAAATGCGATGACCGACTATGTTGAAAACTCGGGGAAATTCTTAGGCTCAGCTTTAATCAAAGAGCAGTTAAAAGATGAAGACTTTTATATTAGAAAAAAAATGAGATCTTTTATAAAGTTTCTTAACAATACTATAAATAAACCATATATTAATGCGGATATTCATCTAATTAATGCTAATAACAACTACGATATTGATAAGAAGCTTATAAAATGGGAAGGATACACAAAAAAATTCACAGAACATAAAGGTTATGGTGAACATAAAGAGATGTTTAATAGCTATAACATTATTAAAAATACAGAAGTGATACAGAAAATATTGGGGAAATATTAA